One genomic segment of Streptomyces liangshanensis includes these proteins:
- a CDS encoding SDR family NAD(P)-dependent oxidoreductase, protein MNASLDGKIAVVTGGSSGIGRAIAAEFVAEGARVYLTGRRKAELDAAVAEIGPGAFGIRTDAADLSEIEALFRTVKEREGRLDVLVANAGGGGGAPLGTITEEQYGSTFDTNVKGLLFTVQEAVPLMGGDASVILIGSSTTVKVDAPGFSVYAASKAAVRSFARSWAIDLRGRGIRVNVLTPGPTRTPGLLGLAQEGREEEFLGSFAARIPLGRVGEPQEIATAAVFLASKASSFVNGAELFADGGHAQV, encoded by the coding sequence ATGAACGCATCGCTTGACGGCAAGATCGCCGTTGTCACCGGAGGTTCCTCCGGGATAGGCCGCGCCATCGCCGCCGAGTTCGTCGCGGAAGGCGCCCGCGTCTACCTCACCGGGCGCAGGAAGGCCGAACTGGACGCCGCCGTCGCGGAGATCGGGCCCGGCGCCTTCGGGATACGTACCGACGCGGCCGACCTGTCGGAGATCGAGGCGCTCTTCCGTACCGTCAAGGAGCGCGAGGGCAGACTCGACGTCCTGGTCGCCAACGCCGGAGGCGGCGGTGGCGCCCCGCTCGGGACGATCACGGAGGAGCAGTACGGCTCCACGTTCGACACCAACGTCAAGGGCCTTCTCTTCACCGTCCAGGAGGCCGTCCCGCTGATGGGCGGCGACGCCTCGGTGATCCTCATCGGATCGAGCACCACGGTGAAGGTCGACGCGCCGGGCTTCAGCGTCTACGCGGCGAGCAAGGCGGCCGTGCGGAGCTTCGCCCGCAGTTGGGCGATCGACCTGCGCGGACGCGGCATCCGGGTGAACGTATTGACTCCCGGACCGACCAGGACCCCGGGTCTTCTCGGCCTGGCGCAGGAAGGCCGGGAGGAGGAGTTCCTCGGCTCCTTCGCGGCGAGGATCCCGCTGGGCCGGGTCGGTGAGCCCCAGGAGATCGCCACGGCGGCGGTGTTCCTCGCGTCGAAGGCGTCGAGCTTCGTCAACGGCGCCGAGTTGTTCGCCGACGGCGGCCACGCGCAGGTCTGA
- a CDS encoding MFS transporter gives MTTAVTAPRKTLLLALCCVSVLLIGIDMTGVNVALPTIGARFHAGTSGLAWVVDAYTVTLAAFLLFASSTADRLGRRRIFVAGLTVFVVGSALCAVAPTLGWLIVFRVVQALGAAALNPVAMAIIGTVHTEPAERARALGVWGGVIGLSLALGPIVGGALVDSPLGWRWIFLINVPIGIAALLLTRRVVPESRSPFPRRFDPLGQIFVTAGLAALTLGIIEGPVLGWLSAPITAAFAVAAACLAGLLLHEPRRFDPLIELGFFRSFPFAASNLMAVLSFAALGSFLFLNSLYLQGERGYSALTAGLLVLPLAAVSVVLGPVGGRVLAVRGPRIPLAVAGTGIGATGVMLSFAGTSTPVWWLLLAYTVMGIGNAAVGAPISQAAVAGMPRERIGVATGISSTSRQIGATLGVAVAGAVLGAGGARGGGGSGGVGWWLNAGYGTAILVLGLLSTTARARASAHAVTGPPPVPPPGDTAPPAGPGTRRPRVGNGRSDGQ, from the coding sequence ATGACCACCGCAGTGACCGCACCGCGCAAGACCCTGCTGCTGGCCCTGTGCTGCGTCAGCGTCCTGCTCATCGGCATCGACATGACCGGGGTGAACGTGGCCCTGCCCACGATCGGCGCCCGCTTCCACGCCGGCACCAGCGGCCTGGCCTGGGTGGTCGACGCCTACACCGTCACCCTGGCGGCCTTCCTCCTCTTCGCCTCCTCGACAGCGGACCGGCTGGGCCGCCGTCGGATCTTCGTCGCCGGCCTGACCGTGTTCGTCGTCGGCTCCGCCCTCTGCGCCGTGGCGCCGACCCTGGGCTGGCTGATCGTCTTCCGCGTCGTGCAGGCTCTCGGCGCGGCCGCGCTGAACCCGGTCGCCATGGCGATCATCGGCACCGTCCACACCGAGCCCGCCGAGCGCGCCCGCGCGCTCGGCGTCTGGGGCGGCGTGATCGGCCTCTCCCTGGCGCTGGGGCCGATCGTCGGCGGCGCACTCGTGGACTCCCCGCTGGGCTGGCGCTGGATCTTCCTCATCAACGTGCCCATCGGGATCGCCGCCCTCCTCCTGACCCGGCGGGTGGTCCCCGAATCGCGCTCGCCGTTCCCCCGCCGCTTCGACCCGCTCGGCCAGATCTTCGTCACCGCGGGCCTCGCGGCACTCACCCTCGGCATCATCGAGGGGCCCGTACTCGGCTGGCTCTCCGCACCCATCACGGCCGCGTTCGCCGTCGCGGCCGCCTGCCTGGCCGGGCTCCTCCTCCACGAGCCGCGCCGCTTCGACCCCCTCATCGAGCTGGGCTTCTTCCGCAGCTTCCCGTTCGCCGCCTCGAACCTGATGGCCGTGCTCTCCTTCGCGGCCCTCGGATCCTTCCTCTTCCTCAACAGCCTCTACCTCCAGGGGGAACGCGGGTACTCCGCCCTCACCGCCGGACTCCTCGTCCTGCCGCTCGCGGCGGTCAGCGTCGTCCTCGGCCCGGTCGGCGGACGCGTCCTGGCCGTACGAGGGCCCCGCATCCCCCTGGCCGTCGCCGGGACCGGCATCGGCGCCACCGGCGTCATGCTGTCCTTCGCCGGCACCAGCACCCCGGTGTGGTGGCTGCTGCTCGCCTACACCGTGATGGGGATCGGCAACGCGGCGGTCGGCGCCCCGATCTCCCAGGCCGCCGTGGCCGGCATGCCGCGCGAGCGCATCGGCGTCGCCACCGGCATCAGCTCCACCAGCAGACAGATCGGCGCGACGCTCGGGGTCGCCGTCGCGGGCGCGGTCCTCGGCGCCGGGGGTGCCAGGGGCGGCGGTGGGAGTGGGGGCGTCGGGTGGTGGCTCAACGCCGGGTACGGTACGGCGATCCTCGTCCTCGGACTCCTCTCGACCACGGCCCGGGCGCGCGCGTCGGCCCACGCCGTAACCGGCCCTCCGCCCGTACCGCCGCCGGGAGACACGGCCCCTCCCGCCGGACCGGGCACCAGGAGGCCGAGAGTCGGCAACGGCCGGAGCGACGGACAATGA
- a CDS encoding AfsR/SARP family transcriptional regulator, with amino-acid sequence MMRFELLGPVRAWCEDEEVALGTPQQRAVLALLLLHEGHLVETDTALDVLWGERAPRGGRGTVRTYVYRLRPLLGGAAAIESASNGYVLRLRDATLDVTGFLRLTEQGYEAGRHGDPGGAARSLRQALGAWRGQALAGIRGVFFESERDRLEELRLTALEELHAAELQLGERPGLTAELRAAVAAHPLRERLHEQLMLSLYRSGRRADALAVYREARRTLREELGVDPGAGLARLHTRILHTDPALDIPQLPSAAPPPAASTSSSPNSSAPRASTSPPPAPPSSAPWPVPSELPPDLRAFTGRAAEIAELTAALDDPSGTPVAGVTGLGGTGMTTLAVRVGHLVSDRFPDGRLHADLGADGAPADPVEVLGRFLRAVGVDRPAATLGGRAAQWRTAVAGRRLLVVLDNADSAEQVRPLLPASPGCAVLLTARRRIVDLPGVHWHRLGVLPPDDALELLATISGRRRVYAEREAAERLVAACSYHPLSVGVAAARLAARPSWTIDEILAQLEDDLRQPVVMHEDCAIVDRPFRDAQERMDTRQRAAFHLAAVPDCRRLTPEAAAALLDLPVDRAKALMEALVDLHVVETGPGGYRYLGLVKAYARRQAPAGPGRERALRRLLRHYLADGLVGGSADPADVRAVRDQVAALTQAAPAPVPERAARRRHTHRRGEPQEQTAGAPSPRPLSGPRPDKSSPSGI; translated from the coding sequence ATGATGCGTTTCGAGCTTCTCGGTCCCGTACGGGCCTGGTGCGAGGACGAGGAGGTGGCCCTCGGCACCCCGCAGCAGCGCGCGGTGCTGGCCCTCCTCCTCCTGCACGAGGGGCACCTGGTCGAGACCGACACGGCGCTCGACGTCCTGTGGGGGGAGCGGGCGCCCCGCGGAGGGCGGGGGACCGTCCGTACGTACGTCTACCGGCTGCGCCCGCTCCTCGGCGGCGCCGCGGCGATCGAGTCCGCGAGCAACGGCTACGTCCTGCGCCTGCGCGACGCGACCCTCGACGTGACCGGATTCCTGCGGCTGACGGAGCAGGGGTACGAGGCGGGCCGCCACGGCGATCCCGGCGGCGCGGCCCGCTCCCTGCGGCAGGCCCTCGGCGCGTGGCGGGGGCAGGCGCTCGCCGGGATACGCGGGGTCTTCTTCGAGTCGGAACGCGACCGGCTGGAGGAGCTGCGCCTCACCGCGCTGGAGGAGCTGCACGCCGCCGAACTCCAGCTCGGCGAGAGGCCCGGCCTGACGGCCGAACTCCGCGCCGCCGTCGCGGCGCACCCGCTGCGCGAGCGCCTGCACGAGCAGCTGATGCTGTCCCTCTACCGCTCGGGCCGCCGCGCCGACGCCCTGGCCGTGTACCGCGAGGCCCGGCGGACCCTGCGCGAGGAGCTGGGCGTCGACCCCGGCGCGGGCCTCGCCCGTCTGCACACCCGCATCCTGCACACCGACCCGGCGCTGGACATCCCACAGCTCCCGTCCGCCGCGCCCCCGCCTGCGGCGTCCACATCCTCCTCGCCCAACTCGTCCGCGCCCCGGGCTTCCACCTCCCCGCCTCCCGCGCCCCCGTCTTCCGCACCCTGGCCGGTCCCGTCCGAACTGCCCCCGGACCTCCGTGCGTTCACCGGCCGCGCGGCCGAGATCGCGGAGCTGACCGCGGCCCTGGACGACCCCTCCGGGACACCGGTGGCCGGCGTCACGGGCCTCGGCGGTACGGGCATGACGACGCTCGCCGTCCGGGTCGGGCATCTCGTGAGCGACCGCTTCCCCGACGGCCGGCTCCACGCCGACCTCGGAGCGGACGGCGCCCCCGCCGACCCGGTCGAGGTGCTCGGCCGGTTCCTGCGCGCGGTCGGCGTCGACCGGCCGGCGGCCACCCTCGGCGGACGGGCGGCCCAGTGGCGTACCGCCGTCGCGGGCCGCAGGCTGCTGGTCGTCCTCGACAACGCCGACAGCGCCGAGCAGGTCCGCCCGCTCCTGCCGGCCTCGCCGGGATGCGCCGTCCTGCTGACGGCCCGGCGGCGCATCGTCGACCTGCCGGGCGTCCACTGGCACCGGCTCGGGGTGCTGCCGCCGGACGACGCGCTGGAACTGCTGGCCACGATCTCCGGGCGCCGGAGGGTGTACGCGGAGCGCGAGGCGGCCGAGCGGCTGGTCGCCGCGTGCTCGTACCACCCGCTGTCCGTAGGCGTGGCGGCGGCCCGGCTCGCCGCCCGGCCGTCCTGGACGATCGACGAGATCCTCGCCCAGCTGGAGGACGACCTGCGACAACCGGTGGTCATGCACGAGGACTGCGCGATCGTCGACCGGCCCTTCCGGGACGCCCAGGAGCGCATGGACACCCGCCAGCGGGCGGCCTTCCACCTCGCGGCCGTCCCCGACTGCCGCCGGCTCACCCCTGAGGCCGCCGCGGCCCTGCTCGACCTGCCCGTCGACCGGGCGAAAGCGCTGATGGAGGCGCTGGTCGACCTGCACGTGGTGGAGACGGGCCCCGGCGGCTACCGGTACCTCGGCCTCGTCAAGGCCTACGCCCGGCGCCAGGCCCCGGCCGGCCCGGGCCGGGAGCGGGCGCTGCGGCGGCTGCTGCGCCACTACCTGGCGGACGGCCTGGTCGGCGGCTCCGCGGACCCCGCCGACGTACGGGCGGTACGCGACCAGGTCGCCGCTCTCACGCAGGCGGCGCCCGCGCCCGTACCGGAGCGCGCCGCCCGCCGCCGCCACACGCACCGCCGCGGCGAACCGCAGGAACAGACCGCCGGCGCCCCATCCCCCCGCCCCCTGTCAGGCCCACGCCCGGACAAATCAAGCCCGTCCGGCATTTGA
- a CDS encoding FAD-binding oxidoreductase has protein sequence MLSSPKHDTLAAQVTGPVLGPDDDGFAEECAPYNLAVTHRPAVVAGAVDAADVQAAVRFAAAHDLPVAVLATGHQAIVPADGAVLVTTRRMNRVSVDAEARTVRVEAGTIWQQVVDAATPHGLAPLNGSSPLVGVVGYTLGGGLSPTMGRTHGWASDHVTSLDVVTADGTARHVDATTDPDLFWALRGGKSNFGVVTAMEFALFPVTRLWAGGLFFSGDDTEAVLRAYADFTATAPDALSSSIALLRLPPLPGIPELLAGKFTLHVRISYLGDDTQEAEHLIAPLRAAAPVLLDTLGPMPYEDFAQIHSDPVDPAPFAEYTTLLSALTPGAVDTILEAAGPGADCPVQFVELRHLGGALGRPADNAVGNRNARYALWIVAIGMPGGLTAQDAYADALLARIRPWSTGGRYLNFMAAHDNSVPDVRTAYDEAAYGRLREVKRRYDPDNLFRLNHNIPPSEATE, from the coding sequence ATGCTGAGTTCACCGAAGCACGACACCCTGGCCGCCCAGGTCACCGGCCCCGTCCTCGGGCCGGACGACGACGGCTTCGCCGAGGAGTGCGCGCCCTACAACCTTGCCGTGACCCACCGTCCCGCCGTCGTGGCCGGCGCGGTCGACGCCGCCGACGTCCAGGCCGCAGTCCGCTTCGCGGCGGCGCACGACCTGCCCGTCGCCGTCCTCGCCACCGGGCACCAGGCGATCGTCCCGGCCGACGGGGCCGTCCTCGTCACCACCCGGCGGATGAACCGCGTGAGCGTCGACGCCGAGGCCCGTACCGTACGGGTGGAGGCGGGGACCATCTGGCAGCAGGTCGTCGACGCGGCCACCCCGCACGGCCTCGCCCCCCTCAACGGCTCCTCCCCGCTGGTCGGCGTCGTCGGCTACACCCTCGGCGGCGGCCTCAGCCCCACGATGGGCCGGACCCACGGCTGGGCGAGCGACCACGTCACCTCCCTCGACGTCGTCACGGCGGACGGCACGGCGCGCCACGTGGACGCCACCACGGACCCCGACCTGTTCTGGGCCCTGCGCGGCGGCAAGAGCAACTTCGGCGTCGTCACCGCGATGGAGTTCGCGCTCTTCCCCGTCACACGGCTGTGGGCCGGCGGCCTGTTCTTCTCCGGGGACGACACCGAGGCCGTCCTGCGCGCCTACGCGGACTTCACCGCCACCGCCCCCGACGCGCTCAGCTCCTCGATCGCCCTGCTGCGGCTGCCGCCCCTCCCGGGGATCCCCGAACTGCTCGCCGGGAAGTTCACCCTCCACGTCCGGATCTCCTACCTGGGCGACGACACGCAGGAGGCGGAGCACCTGATAGCGCCGCTCCGGGCCGCCGCACCGGTCCTCCTCGACACCCTCGGCCCCATGCCGTACGAGGACTTCGCCCAGATCCACTCCGACCCCGTCGACCCCGCGCCCTTCGCGGAGTACACGACGCTGCTCTCCGCGCTCACCCCCGGCGCCGTCGACACCATCCTGGAGGCGGCCGGTCCCGGCGCCGACTGCCCGGTGCAGTTCGTCGAACTGCGCCACCTCGGCGGCGCGCTCGGCCGCCCCGCGGACAACGCCGTCGGCAACCGCAACGCCCGCTACGCCCTGTGGATCGTGGCCATCGGCATGCCCGGAGGACTCACCGCGCAGGACGCCTACGCCGACGCGCTGCTCGCGCGGATCCGCCCCTGGTCGACCGGCGGCCGGTACCTCAACTTCATGGCCGCGCACGACAACTCCGTACCGGACGTCCGCACCGCGTACGACGAGGCCGCCTACGGCCGGCTGCGCGAGGTCAAGCGCCGTTACGACCCCGACAACCTCTTCCGCCTCAACCACAACATCCCGCCCTCGGAGGCCACGGAATGA
- a CDS encoding nuclear transport factor 2 family protein, translating to MTDHTLQLLVDRAAIADTLHRYAAGLDHGDADLLTSALTEDATVDLTPATGKIGLDFPVLTPRETVVGVLIPAVGPLDTSHVISNIRTTVDGDTANARAYATAQHFPPGDGPKPDRTRQALMMNRYDADLVRDGETWRIRRLTIDSAWFSGDPKILTGE from the coding sequence ATGACCGACCACACGCTCCAGCTCCTCGTCGACCGCGCGGCGATCGCCGACACCTTGCACCGCTACGCCGCCGGCCTGGACCACGGCGACGCCGACCTCCTCACCTCGGCGCTGACCGAGGACGCGACCGTCGACCTCACGCCCGCCACGGGCAAGATCGGCCTGGACTTCCCCGTACTGACCCCGCGCGAGACCGTCGTCGGGGTGCTGATCCCGGCGGTCGGCCCCCTGGACACCAGCCACGTGATCAGCAACATCCGTACGACGGTGGACGGCGACACCGCCAACGCGCGGGCCTACGCGACGGCCCAGCACTTCCCGCCCGGCGACGGCCCCAAGCCGGACCGCACCCGCCAGGCGCTCATGATGAACCGTTACGACGCCGACCTGGTGCGCGACGGTGAGACGTGGCGCATCAGGCGCCTCACCATCGACAGCGCGTGGTTCTCCGGAGACCCGAAGATCCTCACGGGCGAGTGA
- a CDS encoding discoidin domain-containing protein, with product MNHRPAEMNRRRFAQLAGLTAALTAMPLSLAEAAPASAADRRRKAHHLAPPDEVAAAYHQALLTHTRWSETQWDAAKGYYTAKDFGFAVVLGHAVLLTRGTYDAASAGIDKETLRSRTLATLTHFAASSRLTGGTEWGRTLFFDTTFQLYFVLAARLLWDQLDAATRTNVDTIVREQAAYTTALGAANDPASGGWTPNGLTGGYVGDTKLEEMGVYAQSLAPGLAWASDDPRHKAWSDAFGRWSRNEAGLPAADRANPALVDGVAISANTAQNLYDTFIVENHNSFGPHYQEELWRTSGRNAAHFITAGRPLPQVLTAQPNAGPLWDTLLTVMSDAGEPLMPMVNDREHLYGRDVIPIAFLAQVLGDRAAARSEAALAERLAAYQAYAPAYRLTKFSGEPKYEPEARAEVAISYLLHEWRASQGAAVRPLTDPELFARASGVKDFGAGPGLVAHQSPAAWAAAVSKQGFLKFCWQPAHDDWLFSLSGTTPMFLPSVAGSTSTRTIATYTKVRDGFDGSASVFTLGGGFAGFTTLPSGDVVYASTGTAAGEGHIEVWNLTMPGVAGLDGSRTYTTAEGSVSVAAKDAGTAPPSTTGRTDDLTVTRASYRYVRVQGISPDPRYGYSLYAVEVRDGAAGTDLARGSTATASSADTGKGAPLAVDGDLTTRWAVSVADRPKADSWLALDLGEARSFDRVTLRWEAAAGRGYVVQGSADGKAWTDLVRYPRPDLTSAGGWVDVDGRAGFVVRGAKNPLTVSGDILVLSDGPAEPVLVEGYAGRTVADVKAAAARPAPVSASTAVKASVAGGHLSLFNLSAAAVKTTVSVAQDTRTVTLYAGIQTVTATGTDHVAQLAGAAAVIAPARFTLRPGSGTRVPAGVRAEVVDAATVSFSGPSCQLVLTTPDGRKVNVTVRSGRTERVTVSGVTAYPLADRALGRTTFPTAPLPSGMSDPATAVDGDTHTSWNPGAQGRMVVDLGAVIPVGEVRVTWTSGRVPSSQVEFSTDGLTYTPAGTLRARGRTGVLAAAAGARYVALAVRGRGANDARVVSVSVLGS from the coding sequence ATGAACCACCGACCGGCCGAAATGAACAGACGCCGTTTCGCCCAACTCGCAGGCCTGACCGCCGCATTGACGGCCATGCCGCTCTCCCTCGCCGAGGCCGCGCCCGCCTCGGCCGCCGACCGTCGCAGGAAGGCACACCACCTCGCGCCACCGGACGAGGTCGCCGCCGCGTACCATCAGGCGCTGCTCACCCATACCCGCTGGTCGGAGACGCAGTGGGACGCGGCCAAGGGCTACTACACCGCGAAGGACTTCGGCTTCGCGGTGGTCCTCGGCCATGCCGTCCTGCTCACCCGCGGGACCTACGACGCCGCGAGCGCGGGCATCGACAAGGAGACCCTGCGCTCCCGTACCCTCGCGACCCTCACGCACTTCGCCGCGTCGAGCCGCCTGACCGGCGGCACCGAATGGGGTCGTACCCTGTTCTTCGACACCACGTTCCAGCTGTACTTCGTGCTCGCCGCCCGGTTGCTGTGGGACCAGTTGGACGCGGCGACCCGTACGAACGTCGACACCATCGTCCGCGAACAGGCCGCCTACACCACCGCGTTGGGCGCCGCCAACGACCCCGCGTCGGGCGGCTGGACGCCCAACGGCCTCACCGGCGGATACGTCGGGGACACGAAGCTGGAGGAGATGGGCGTCTACGCCCAGTCCCTCGCGCCGGGTCTCGCCTGGGCCTCGGACGACCCGCGCCACAAGGCGTGGAGCGACGCCTTCGGCCGGTGGAGCCGCAACGAGGCCGGCCTTCCCGCCGCCGACCGCGCCAACCCCGCCCTGGTGGACGGCGTCGCGATCAGCGCGAACACGGCGCAGAACCTGTACGACACGTTCATCGTCGAGAACCACAACTCCTTCGGCCCGCACTACCAGGAGGAGTTGTGGCGCACGTCGGGCCGCAACGCGGCCCACTTCATCACCGCGGGCCGGCCCCTCCCCCAGGTCCTGACCGCGCAGCCCAACGCCGGACCGCTCTGGGACACACTGCTCACCGTCATGAGCGACGCGGGCGAGCCCCTGATGCCGATGGTCAACGACCGGGAGCACCTGTACGGACGGGACGTCATCCCGATCGCCTTCCTCGCCCAGGTGTTGGGCGACCGGGCCGCCGCCCGGTCCGAGGCCGCGCTCGCCGAACGCCTCGCGGCCTACCAGGCGTACGCCCCGGCCTACCGGCTCACCAAGTTCTCCGGCGAACCGAAGTACGAGCCGGAGGCCCGTGCCGAGGTCGCCATCAGCTACCTGCTGCACGAGTGGCGGGCCTCGCAGGGCGCGGCGGTACGTCCCCTCACCGACCCGGAGTTGTTCGCCCGCGCGAGCGGGGTGAAGGACTTCGGCGCGGGGCCGGGGCTGGTGGCGCACCAGTCCCCCGCCGCCTGGGCGGCCGCCGTCAGCAAGCAGGGCTTCCTCAAGTTCTGCTGGCAACCGGCCCACGACGACTGGCTGTTCTCGCTGAGCGGCACCACACCCATGTTCCTGCCCTCGGTCGCGGGCAGCACGAGCACGCGCACCATCGCCACGTACACCAAGGTGCGGGACGGGTTCGACGGCAGCGCGTCGGTGTTCACCCTGGGCGGCGGCTTCGCCGGATTCACCACGCTGCCGTCCGGTGACGTCGTCTACGCGTCCACCGGGACCGCGGCGGGCGAAGGCCACATCGAGGTGTGGAACCTGACCATGCCGGGCGTCGCGGGGCTCGACGGCAGCCGTACGTACACCACCGCCGAGGGCAGTGTGAGTGTCGCGGCCAAGGACGCGGGCACGGCGCCGCCGTCCACGACCGGGCGCACCGACGACCTCACCGTCACCCGGGCCTCGTACCGCTACGTGCGGGTCCAGGGCATCAGCCCCGACCCCCGTTACGGCTACTCGCTGTACGCGGTCGAGGTGCGGGACGGCGCCGCCGGTACCGACCTCGCCCGGGGCTCCACCGCCACGGCGTCCTCCGCGGACACCGGCAAGGGCGCGCCCCTGGCCGTCGACGGCGATCTGACGACCCGGTGGGCCGTCTCCGTCGCCGACCGGCCGAAGGCGGACAGCTGGCTCGCGCTCGACCTGGGCGAGGCGCGGAGCTTCGACCGGGTCACGCTGCGCTGGGAGGCGGCGGCGGGGCGGGGTTACGTGGTCCAGGGCTCGGCGGACGGGAAGGCGTGGACGGATCTCGTCCGGTATCCCCGGCCCGACCTCACCAGCGCGGGCGGTTGGGTCGACGTCGACGGGCGGGCCGGGTTTGTCGTCCGGGGCGCGAAGAACCCGCTCACCGTCTCCGGCGACATCCTGGTCCTGTCCGACGGACCGGCCGAGCCCGTCCTCGTCGAGGGGTACGCGGGGAGGACGGTGGCCGACGTGAAGGCGGCGGCGGCCCGCCCGGCCCCGGTGTCCGCGAGTACGGCGGTGAAGGCGAGCGTCGCGGGCGGGCACCTGAGCCTGTTCAACCTGTCGGCGGCCGCGGTGAAGACCACGGTGTCGGTGGCGCAGGACACCCGTACGGTCACCCTGTACGCCGGGATCCAGACCGTCACGGCGACCGGCACCGACCACGTCGCGCAGCTCGCCGGCGCGGCGGCCGTGATCGCGCCCGCCCGGTTCACCCTGCGGCCGGGCAGCGGGACGCGCGTCCCGGCGGGCGTGCGCGCCGAGGTCGTCGACGCGGCGACGGTCTCGTTCTCGGGGCCGTCCTGCCAACTCGTCCTCACCACCCCGGACGGCCGGAAGGTGAACGTGACGGTCAGGAGCGGGCGTACGGAGCGGGTGACCGTGTCCGGTGTCACCGCCTATCCGCTCGCGGACCGCGCCCTCGGCCGTACCACCTTCCCCACGGCCCCCCTTCCGTCGGGGATGTCCGATCCGGCAACCGCGGTGGACGGTGACACCCACACGTCCTGGAACCCCGGCGCGCAGGGCCGGATGGTGGTGGACCTGGGAGCGGTGATCCCGGTCGGTGAGGTAAGGGTGACGTGGACGAGCGGCCGCGTCCCGTCCTCCCAGGTGGAGTTCAGCACGGACGGGCTGACGTACACACCGGCGGGGACCCTTCGGGCCCGGGGCCGTACGGGCGTACTGGCCGCCGCGGCGGGGGCGCGCTACGTGGCGCTCGCCGTGCGCGGACGGGGGGCGAACGACGCGCGGGTGGTGTCCGTGTCGGTGCTGGGTTCCTAG
- a CDS encoding LysR family transcriptional regulator yields the protein MELRHLEYFLAVADTGSFTRAARALHVVQSGVSATIKALEHDLGSDLFVRGPHAVTLTAAGRAFLPRARETLGAADAARDAVHRTQGTLQGEVTVGTLTSIDVTGLPELLSVLRDRHPAVTVRLRAASAGSAGLAQELRDGHLDVAFLSLPGPAPAGLDTRLLATAPLFLYVPRTHPLAGAGRVSLAQLGEFPFVDSPQGFGNRVLVDRAFAAAGVEREVTLEVADIGTAVHFIRAGLGIGFLARFLVDDHAGLDVLEVADHELRWQLVVATDANRRTGATTEAFLDLLRERNPAPRELTGR from the coding sequence ATGGAGCTACGCCACCTCGAATACTTCCTCGCGGTCGCCGACACCGGCAGCTTCACCCGGGCGGCGCGGGCCCTGCACGTGGTCCAGTCGGGCGTGTCGGCGACGATCAAGGCGCTGGAGCACGACCTCGGCTCCGACCTGTTCGTCCGCGGCCCCCACGCCGTCACCCTGACCGCCGCCGGACGGGCCTTCCTGCCCCGGGCCCGGGAGACGCTCGGCGCGGCGGACGCCGCCAGGGACGCGGTGCACCGGACCCAGGGCACCCTCCAGGGCGAGGTCACGGTCGGCACGCTGACCTCGATCGACGTCACCGGCCTGCCGGAGCTGCTCAGCGTCCTCCGGGACCGGCATCCCGCCGTCACCGTACGGCTGCGGGCCGCGTCGGCCGGATCGGCGGGCCTGGCCCAGGAGTTGCGCGACGGCCACCTCGACGTGGCCTTCCTGTCCCTGCCCGGCCCCGCCCCGGCCGGCCTGGACACCCGGCTGCTGGCCACGGCCCCGCTCTTCCTCTACGTGCCCCGCACCCATCCGCTGGCCGGAGCCGGCCGGGTGTCGCTGGCGCAGTTGGGCGAGTTCCCGTTCGTCGACTCCCCGCAGGGGTTCGGCAACCGCGTCCTGGTCGACCGGGCGTTCGCCGCCGCGGGCGTCGAGCGGGAGGTGACACTCGAGGTCGCGGACATCGGGACCGCCGTGCACTTCATCCGCGCGGGGCTCGGGATCGGATTCCTCGCCCGCTTCCTCGTCGACGACCACGCGGGCCTGGACGTCCTGGAGGTCGCCGACCACGAACTGCGCTGGCAACTCGTGGTCGCCACCGACGCGAACCGGCGTACCGGCGCGACGACGGAAGCCTTCCTCGACCTGCTCAGGGAGCGCAATCCGGCCCCCCGGGAGCTCACCGGCCGCTGA